Proteins from a single region of Chloroherpeton thalassium ATCC 35110:
- a CDS encoding ABC transporter ATP-binding protein: protein MSKVIEIKSITKTYLMGEIEVQALKGVDLTVDQGEFISIMGASGSGKSTLMNIIGCLDMQTSGDYILEGQKVNQLSKNAYADIRNQKIGFVFQGFNLLPRTSALENVELPLVYDRTHRIQNPREAAIDALRKVGLAERMEHEPNQLSGGQQQRVAIARALVNDPAILLADEPTGNLDTKTSIEIMALFQALNQRGMTIVLVTHEPDIASFTKRIVEMRDGVIIKDAIVAEPQRASESLPA from the coding sequence ATGTCGAAAGTCATAGAAATTAAAAGTATCACGAAAACTTATTTGATGGGCGAAATCGAAGTTCAAGCCTTAAAAGGTGTTGATCTAACGGTCGATCAAGGTGAGTTTATTTCAATCATGGGCGCTTCCGGTTCGGGCAAATCCACATTGATGAACATCATCGGTTGTTTGGATATGCAAACCAGCGGCGACTACATTTTGGAAGGACAAAAGGTAAATCAGCTTTCTAAAAATGCCTACGCGGATATTCGAAATCAGAAAATCGGGTTTGTTTTTCAAGGGTTTAACCTTTTGCCGCGAACTTCGGCGTTGGAAAATGTAGAGCTGCCGCTTGTGTATGATAGAACACATAGAATTCAAAATCCGCGAGAAGCGGCGATTGACGCACTGCGCAAGGTTGGATTGGCTGAAAGAATGGAGCATGAACCGAACCAACTTTCTGGCGGACAGCAGCAGCGCGTGGCCATTGCCCGTGCGCTTGTCAATGATCCGGCGATTCTTTTGGCCGACGAGCCCACCGGAAATTTGGACACAAAAACTTCCATTGAAATTATGGCTTTGTTTCAAGCGCTCAACCAACGCGGGATGACCATCGTGCTCGTGACGCACGAGCCAGACATTGCCTCTTTCACCAAGCGAATTGTGGAAATGCGAGACGGTGTCATCATCAAAGACGCTATCGTTGCTGAGCCGCAGCGTGCCAGCGAATCTTTACCAGCTTAA
- a CDS encoding efflux RND transporter periplasmic adaptor subunit, producing MSQKIIVLGVLLLIVVGGALWFFVFRTTNTETAFNLARLERGDVENTVSCTGTISPLSEVEVGTQTSGIIKKIYTDFNQEVKKDQLLAVLDTELLKASLLSAEANLEKSEAELEQAELDYARNKKLYEGGFLAEADFLPYKIDLKTAKASVKTAQSTVAQAQQNMHYAYIRSPINGTVIEKDVEEGQTVAASYSTPTLFVIAEDLSKIQIEAEVDESDIGSIKEGQPVRFEVPAYTNMSFTGTVFQIRLQPEVTNNVVNYTVIIYADNKDDILLPGMTCTVDFIIEAKKDVLKVPNSALNFNPDQALAFSVMEKKREQMPDSLKRAPRPDFAGGTPPQGQMPSEPPAKPADAGMIWFINSSGELDATPVKTGISDGSYTVLENAGSLKEGTEVVTGLLSATASSKSSDSDSRRKSGFGGGPPPF from the coding sequence ATGTCACAAAAAATAATTGTTTTAGGCGTCTTGCTGTTGATTGTGGTTGGCGGTGCGTTGTGGTTTTTCGTGTTTCGAACCACCAACACCGAGACGGCGTTCAATTTAGCAAGGTTGGAGCGTGGCGATGTTGAAAACACCGTTTCTTGTACGGGCACAATTAGTCCGCTCTCTGAGGTTGAAGTTGGAACGCAAACTTCCGGCATCATCAAAAAAATCTATACGGATTTTAACCAGGAAGTCAAAAAAGATCAGCTGCTTGCCGTGCTCGATACCGAATTGCTCAAAGCCAGCTTGCTAAGCGCAGAAGCTAATTTGGAAAAAAGCGAAGCGGAGCTGGAGCAAGCCGAACTTGATTATGCGCGCAATAAAAAATTATACGAAGGTGGCTTTTTGGCCGAAGCCGATTTCTTGCCTTACAAAATCGATCTTAAAACGGCGAAAGCCTCTGTGAAAACTGCACAATCAACGGTTGCACAAGCGCAGCAAAATATGCACTATGCCTACATTCGCTCTCCCATAAATGGTACGGTTATTGAAAAAGATGTGGAAGAAGGGCAAACGGTTGCAGCAAGCTATTCAACACCAACTTTGTTTGTGATTGCCGAAGACCTTTCAAAAATCCAAATCGAGGCAGAAGTTGATGAAAGCGATATCGGTTCTATCAAAGAAGGGCAACCGGTGCGTTTTGAAGTGCCGGCTTATACAAACATGTCCTTTACGGGCACGGTTTTTCAAATTCGCTTGCAGCCGGAAGTCACCAATAACGTGGTCAATTATACCGTGATTATTTATGCCGATAACAAAGATGATATTCTGCTGCCCGGCATGACTTGCACGGTTGATTTCATTATTGAGGCGAAAAAAGATGTGCTCAAAGTGCCAAATTCCGCGTTGAATTTCAATCCAGATCAAGCGTTGGCCTTTAGCGTTATGGAGAAAAAAAGAGAGCAAATGCCCGACTCTTTGAAGCGTGCGCCAAGACCCGATTTTGCAGGTGGCACACCGCCGCAGGGGCAAATGCCTTCAGAGCCGCCGGCCAAACCTGCTGATGCAGGCATGATTTGGTTTATCAATAGCTCCGGTGAGTTAGACGCCACGCCGGTCAAGACGGGCATTTCCGATGGAAGCTACACCGTTCTTGAAAATGCAGGCAGCTTGAAAGAAGGCACCGAAGTTGTCACAGGACTGCTATCGGCAACTGCCAGCTCAAAATCGAGCGATTCTGATTCTCGTAGAAAAAGCGGTTTTGGCGGCGGCCCTCCGCCATTTTAA
- the gcvT gene encoding glycine cleavage system aminomethyltransferase GcvT, whose product MKYTPLHKIHQQLGAKLVDFAGFEMPVQYDGILVEHKAVREAVGLFDVSHMGEFEVKGKGAKAFLQNMTTNDVESLCDGKAQYSLLLYEDGGVVDDLLVYKIADEHYFLIVNASNIEKDFDWLKQHQPDDEVVLENRSDELSLIAIQGPKAEAVLSKLTDVPLDAIKYYHFVFGDVCGKRTLISRTGYTGEAGFELCMANEHAEEIWHALIEAGLPFGIVPVGLGARDTLRLEMGYSLYGHEIDHQTNPYEAQLGWITKLQKGDFIGKNACVEKKLHLEQTLVGFTLTGKNIPRQGYKIQDLSGTDIGVVCSGTLSPTLGKPIGTGYVKSSFSKIDSKVYINIRGKLQEAAVVKVPFLHKNR is encoded by the coding sequence ATGAAATACACGCCATTACATAAAATTCATCAACAGCTTGGGGCAAAATTGGTTGATTTTGCCGGCTTTGAAATGCCCGTTCAATATGACGGAATCCTGGTTGAGCACAAAGCAGTCAGAGAGGCCGTTGGGCTATTTGATGTCTCGCACATGGGCGAGTTTGAAGTCAAAGGAAAAGGGGCGAAAGCGTTCCTTCAAAACATGACAACAAACGACGTTGAAAGCCTTTGCGACGGCAAAGCCCAATACTCGCTATTGCTCTATGAAGATGGCGGGGTTGTTGATGATCTGCTCGTATATAAAATTGCCGACGAGCACTATTTTTTAATTGTCAATGCAAGCAATATTGAAAAGGATTTCGATTGGCTAAAACAACACCAACCTGATGATGAGGTTGTTTTGGAAAATCGCTCCGATGAGCTTTCACTTATTGCCATTCAAGGGCCAAAAGCGGAAGCCGTTTTGTCGAAACTCACCGATGTGCCACTGGATGCCATCAAGTATTATCACTTCGTATTTGGCGATGTTTGTGGCAAGCGTACCCTGATTTCACGCACAGGCTACACTGGCGAAGCTGGCTTTGAACTTTGCATGGCAAACGAGCACGCTGAAGAAATTTGGCACGCCCTTATCGAAGCAGGCCTGCCATTTGGCATTGTCCCCGTAGGGCTTGGCGCTCGCGATACGCTTCGTCTTGAAATGGGATATAGCTTATACGGTCACGAGATTGATCACCAAACCAATCCCTATGAAGCGCAATTAGGCTGGATTACAAAACTGCAAAAAGGTGATTTTATTGGAAAAAATGCCTGCGTCGAGAAAAAATTGCATTTGGAACAAACGCTGGTTGGATTTACTTTAACCGGAAAAAACATTCCTCGTCAAGGCTATAAAATCCAAGACTTAAGTGGGACAGACATAGGCGTTGTTTGTAGTGGAACGCTCTCCCCAACTTTGGGAAAGCCGATTGGAACAGGATATGTAAAATCTTCATTTTCAAAAATTGACTCGAAAGTTTATATAAACATCAGAGGAAAATTACAAGAAGCAGCGGTGGTAAAAGTACCGTTTCTCCATAAAAACCGGTAA
- a CDS encoding ABC transporter permease: MLEFKNLFRTAYKSILKNKMRSLLTSLGIIIGVGSVIVMVSIGEGAQAQIEENIRSLGTDLIMVQPGDIRRGGVSRGAGTRTNLTLKDVEMIRNNAQYIKAVSPVINSSGQIIGNGENWNTQFYGVSQDYFEIKSWEIEHGKFFTEKDIKSRRKVCVLGNTVVEELFNGQNPVGQKVRVRNVPFTVIGTLKEKGQTSFGPDQDDLILAPYTTVLYRLKGAQLSVDMIHASAISTPAIDQAQEEIRTILRQQHGLQGDAEDDFYVRNQSEITETATQTTEVLTAMLAAVAGVSLIVGGIGIMNIMLVSVKERTREIGIRLSIGARPIDILAQFLTEAVVISLIGGLIGIVLAFIVSSLIQMFSGFTTVIQPAIILISVGFAMGIGIFFGFYPARKASELNPIDALRYE; the protein is encoded by the coding sequence GTGTTAGAATTTAAAAATCTATTTAGGACGGCATACAAAAGCATTTTGAAAAACAAAATGCGCAGCTTGCTAACATCGCTTGGGATTATTATTGGCGTGGGTTCTGTCATTGTGATGGTATCTATCGGCGAAGGCGCGCAGGCTCAAATTGAGGAAAATATTCGCTCATTAGGCACGGATTTGATCATGGTTCAGCCAGGTGATATTCGACGCGGCGGAGTTAGCCGCGGTGCTGGAACCCGCACAAATTTGACGTTGAAAGACGTGGAAATGATCCGAAACAATGCCCAATATATTAAAGCTGTTTCTCCGGTGATCAACAGTTCTGGGCAGATTATTGGCAATGGCGAAAACTGGAATACGCAATTTTATGGCGTTTCTCAGGACTACTTTGAGATTAAGTCGTGGGAAATCGAACACGGTAAGTTTTTCACGGAGAAAGATATTAAGTCGCGCAGAAAAGTTTGCGTGCTGGGCAACACGGTTGTTGAAGAGCTCTTTAATGGGCAAAATCCCGTTGGGCAAAAAGTCCGTGTGCGAAATGTGCCATTTACGGTGATTGGTACGCTGAAAGAAAAAGGACAAACCTCTTTCGGTCCAGACCAAGACGACTTGATTCTTGCGCCCTACACCACAGTGCTTTATCGGCTCAAAGGCGCGCAGCTGAGCGTTGACATGATTCACGCCAGCGCTATTTCTACGCCGGCGATTGACCAAGCCCAAGAGGAAATTAGAACCATTCTTCGCCAGCAGCACGGCCTTCAAGGCGACGCTGAAGATGACTTTTACGTCCGAAATCAATCCGAAATCACGGAAACCGCCACGCAAACAACCGAAGTTTTAACAGCCATGCTGGCGGCGGTTGCGGGTGTTTCGCTAATTGTTGGCGGCATCGGAATTATGAACATCATGTTGGTCTCGGTCAAAGAGCGCACACGCGAAATTGGTATTCGGCTGTCCATCGGGGCGCGTCCGATAGATATTTTAGCGCAGTTTTTAACGGAAGCTGTTGTGATCAGTTTGATTGGCGGACTCATCGGGATCGTCCTCGCCTTTATTGTGTCGTCGCTCATTCAGATGTTCAGCGGCTTCACCACGGTGATTCAGCCAGCAATTATCCTGATTTCGGTGGGGTTTGCCATGGGCATTGGAATTTTCTTCGGCTTTTATCCCGCGCGAAAAGCCTCAGAACTCAACCCGATAGACGCGTTGCGCTACGAGTAA
- a CDS encoding 2-phosphosulfolactate phosphatase, which translates to MKVDVFLTPAGIDEHHLRDRIVVIIDVLRASTSIVMALQNGAKEVIPVEEVEKALKIASSLAKGQALLCGERNGQKIEGFNLDNSPEAYDEDTVKGKSLVYCSTNGSKTLSLTQSAVIKDLLVAAFTNITVVKEYIVKPENAENHLAIICAGKSSRFSLEDTICAGLLIDKLMADKKNQTGYILSDTARAAKILYEQFRGNELGALKESEHGRFLISLGYERDIEVCAKIDSSQALPQLENGVLKLSKFETKKYKRVS; encoded by the coding sequence ATGAAAGTTGACGTTTTTTTAACCCCTGCTGGGATTGATGAGCATCATTTGCGTGATCGAATTGTCGTTATCATTGATGTGCTACGTGCAAGTACCAGTATTGTGATGGCGCTTCAAAATGGCGCAAAAGAAGTGATTCCTGTTGAAGAAGTAGAAAAGGCGTTAAAAATCGCCTCGAGCCTTGCAAAAGGGCAAGCGTTGCTCTGCGGCGAACGCAACGGCCAAAAAATTGAAGGCTTCAATCTTGACAATTCTCCAGAGGCCTACGACGAAGATACTGTAAAAGGCAAGTCGCTAGTTTATTGCTCAACAAACGGCTCGAAAACGCTTTCCTTAACACAGAGCGCCGTAATTAAAGACTTGCTGGTTGCCGCCTTTACGAACATTACTGTTGTTAAAGAGTATATCGTCAAGCCGGAAAACGCGGAAAATCATTTGGCCATTATTTGTGCCGGCAAAAGCAGCCGTTTTTCACTTGAGGATACCATTTGCGCCGGATTATTGATTGATAAACTGATGGCTGATAAAAAAAATCAGACGGGATATATTCTCTCTGATACAGCTCGCGCAGCAAAGATTTTGTATGAACAGTTCAGGGGAAATGAGCTTGGCGCGCTGAAAGAAAGCGAGCATGGTCGTTTTTTAATTTCTCTTGGCTACGAGCGCGATATTGAAGTCTGCGCGAAAATAGATTCTTCTCAAGCTCTTCCGCAGCTTGAAAACGGGGTCTTGAAGTTATCCAAGTTTGAGACAAAAAAGTACAAGCGCGTCAGTTAG
- a CDS encoding RelA/SpoT family protein, producing MLAQIEEDHYVKLNEILSLCKEKLYHYDEALIRKAFFLCYRAHSEEKRASGEPFFFHPVEVAKILLTEIPLDSVSVAAALLHDVVEDTDYTYEDLQDEFGDEIASIVAGLTKISGIFDNREIKEAESFRKMLLSVIHDIRVILIKFCDRLHNMRTLDALPPHRQIRIAIETRDIYAPLAHRFGVGRIKIELENLALKYIDREAYDEIVQKLQMTRPERERYLESVMSPIRKKLNELNFEYNMSGRPKHVFSIYNKIQQRGKSFEDIYDIYGIRIILHSETNADCYNVYSRITELFSPVPDRFKDFISVPKHNGYASLHTTIVGPGGRMIEVQIRTEKMNEIAETGIAAHWRYKEKTKERDKAIDELIKWAREFIENSSMSSTVMDSDSATSFMEGFRMHLYQDEIYVFTPKGDMKTMPVNATPVDFAFEIHTEVGMRCIGAKVNGKIVSLNSKLKSGDQVEIITSKNQTPKADWEKFVVTHKAKIKIKQALNEERRTEIEKGRGIWNRVLTKTKSIIALTERDLLKAIKEHGFHFNTPADFYRGLATDKINAEEVLNNLNEKKKSPPQKELTPLTGEAQANTLKKLREPSINQKNKDAVRIEGLPGIAFEYARCCNPVPGDDIIGLLSVGSKAVKIHRRNCRSLTSDKLATMKLLDACWEKDNNGQFLAGLKILGEDVIGMTNKITEVILKSDINIRSISLDASDSLFEGNVLLYVKDVATLNRLAEKIKRIKGILSVGRLSNE from the coding sequence ATGTTAGCGCAAATTGAGGAAGATCATTATGTAAAGCTGAACGAAATTTTGTCCTTATGTAAAGAAAAGCTTTACCATTACGATGAAGCCTTGATTCGCAAGGCGTTCTTTTTATGCTACCGGGCGCACAGCGAAGAAAAGCGCGCGTCAGGCGAGCCTTTCTTTTTTCACCCCGTTGAAGTGGCAAAAATTCTTTTGACGGAAATTCCGCTCGATAGCGTTTCCGTAGCCGCTGCCCTGCTGCACGACGTGGTCGAAGATACCGACTACACCTACGAGGATTTACAAGACGAGTTTGGCGATGAAATTGCGAGCATTGTCGCCGGCTTAACCAAAATTTCCGGCATTTTTGATAATCGGGAAATTAAAGAAGCCGAAAGCTTTCGGAAAATGTTGCTTTCGGTGATTCACGACATTCGCGTCATTCTTATCAAATTCTGCGATCGCCTTCATAACATGCGCACGCTCGATGCGCTTCCGCCGCATCGCCAAATCCGCATTGCCATCGAAACGCGCGACATTTACGCGCCATTGGCTCACCGCTTTGGCGTTGGGCGCATTAAAATTGAGCTCGAAAATTTAGCGCTAAAATATATCGACCGCGAAGCCTACGACGAGATCGTTCAAAAGCTGCAAATGACACGCCCCGAACGCGAGCGTTATTTGGAATCTGTGATGTCGCCGATTCGCAAAAAACTCAACGAGCTGAATTTTGAGTACAACATGTCGGGACGCCCAAAACATGTTTTTTCCATTTACAATAAAATCCAGCAGCGAGGCAAATCCTTTGAGGACATTTACGACATTTATGGCATTCGCATCATTTTGCATTCCGAGACGAACGCAGATTGCTACAATGTGTATAGCCGCATTACGGAGCTTTTTTCGCCCGTGCCCGATAGATTCAAGGATTTTATTAGCGTGCCGAAACACAACGGCTACGCGTCGCTCCACACCACGATTGTTGGCCCTGGCGGACGCATGATTGAGGTGCAAATTCGCACCGAAAAAATGAACGAAATTGCTGAAACCGGTATCGCGGCGCACTGGCGCTATAAGGAAAAAACCAAAGAGCGCGACAAGGCTATCGACGAACTCATCAAGTGGGCTCGCGAATTTATTGAAAATTCGTCGATGTCTTCCACTGTGATGGACTCCGACTCAGCAACCAGCTTCATGGAAGGCTTTCGGATGCACCTTTACCAGGATGAAATTTATGTCTTCACCCCAAAAGGAGACATGAAAACCATGCCGGTTAATGCCACACCTGTTGATTTTGCGTTTGAAATTCACACGGAAGTCGGAATGCGCTGCATTGGCGCCAAGGTCAATGGAAAGATCGTCTCGCTCAATTCCAAACTAAAATCCGGCGATCAGGTTGAAATTATCACCTCTAAAAATCAAACGCCAAAAGCAGATTGGGAAAAATTTGTCGTTACACACAAGGCCAAAATTAAAATTAAGCAGGCGCTCAATGAAGAACGGCGAACTGAAATTGAGAAAGGACGCGGCATTTGGAATCGCGTATTGACAAAAACGAAAAGCATTATCGCCCTCACCGAGCGCGATTTGCTAAAAGCGATCAAAGAACACGGATTCCACTTTAACACGCCCGCCGATTTTTATAGAGGGCTGGCTACGGATAAAATCAACGCCGAGGAGGTTTTAAATAACCTGAATGAAAAGAAAAAATCTCCGCCTCAAAAAGAATTGACACCGCTAACTGGCGAGGCGCAAGCAAACACGCTGAAAAAGCTCCGCGAACCGTCAATCAACCAAAAAAACAAAGATGCCGTCAGAATCGAAGGCCTGCCAGGCATCGCCTTCGAGTATGCGCGCTGTTGCAACCCAGTTCCCGGCGACGACATTATTGGGCTTTTATCCGTTGGCAGCAAAGCGGTGAAAATTCACAGAAGAAATTGCCGAAGTCTTACATCCGATAAGCTCGCCACCATGAAGCTCCTGGATGCATGTTGGGAAAAAGACAACAACGGGCAGTTTTTAGCTGGGCTAAAAATTCTTGGCGAGGATGTGATTGGCATGACAAATAAAATCACAGAGGTCATTTTAAAATCGGATATTAACATTCGATCGATTTCGTTAGACGCGAGCGATTCTTTATTTGAAGGCAATGTGCTGCTTTATGTCAAAGATGTGGCCACATTAAATCGTTTGGCTGAAAAAATAAAGCGCATCAAAGGAATTTTGAGCGTAGGCCGGCTTTCGAACGAGTAA
- a CDS encoding helix-hairpin-helix domain-containing protein, whose product MPKPLYGAFERLDVSARAGALGGAFVALGNSSFGGFYNPASLELLPSREVGVFYSQPYGMSELSYFAFSFADPGFLPNSLGSLGLSVKRYGFELYNEKTVAASYAGAFERVFFYGFSLNYHHLSIKNYGSAAAFGLSLGTLFLVSPEFSLGFSGFNLNRPTIGKTSEALPQSYILGMAYRPDGNLRILIDFEKDPRFALMLKSGVEYEPVEAISLRAGFSTEPKKMSGGIGIHYGAMDIDYALAAHSDLGLTHQVALMVHFGAPENEPVFQAKLLAFETAWYRSESLKSGEVIDLNRASASDLLRVPGMSRRAAFNILRYREAYGAFLTISELENVRGISPGMYEKIKDYLIIGEHE is encoded by the coding sequence ATGCCGAAGCCACTTTATGGCGCGTTTGAGCGGCTTGACGTCAGCGCGCGAGCTGGCGCGTTAGGCGGTGCTTTTGTCGCGCTTGGAAATTCAAGCTTTGGTGGATTTTATAATCCAGCCTCGCTTGAGTTATTGCCATCTCGCGAAGTGGGTGTGTTCTATTCTCAGCCTTATGGAATGAGCGAACTCTCTTACTTTGCCTTTAGCTTCGCCGATCCCGGTTTTTTGCCAAACTCGCTCGGTTCGTTGGGGCTTTCCGTCAAGCGATACGGGTTTGAACTCTACAACGAAAAAACAGTTGCTGCGTCTTATGCGGGTGCGTTTGAGCGAGTTTTTTTCTACGGGTTTTCCCTTAACTACCATCATTTGTCAATTAAGAATTATGGGAGCGCCGCCGCATTTGGGTTGTCGTTGGGAACGCTGTTTTTGGTTAGTCCCGAGTTTTCGTTGGGATTTTCAGGTTTCAATTTGAATCGGCCTACAATTGGAAAAACATCAGAAGCCTTGCCGCAAAGTTATATTTTGGGAATGGCCTACCGGCCCGACGGCAATCTGAGAATTTTGATTGACTTTGAAAAAGACCCGCGTTTTGCGCTGATGCTCAAATCCGGCGTCGAATATGAGCCCGTTGAGGCGATTTCGCTCAGGGCTGGTTTTTCAACCGAGCCCAAAAAAATGTCCGGTGGAATCGGGATTCATTATGGTGCAATGGATATCGATTACGCATTGGCGGCGCACTCGGACTTAGGCCTAACGCATCAAGTTGCATTGATGGTTCATTTTGGCGCGCCCGAAAACGAGCCGGTTTTTCAGGCAAAACTGCTCGCTTTTGAAACCGCATGGTATCGCAGTGAAAGTTTGAAAAGTGGGGAAGTTATCGACCTAAATCGGGCTAGCGCATCGGATTTGCTCCGCGTGCCAGGCATGAGTCGCCGCGCGGCATTTAATATTTTGCGTTACCGCGAAGCATACGGCGCTTTTTTAACAATCTCCGAACTCGAAAATGTGCGCGGCATTAGCCCAGGCATGTATGAGAAAATCAAGGATTATTTGATCATTGGCGAACATGAATGA